DNA from Mucilaginibacter mallensis:
CGTTTTATCATACTGGTTTTATCTTTCAATAGTGGCAGTGCTTCAGCAACGCCTTTTACGCTTTCCTTTACCGATGGATCAAGCTGTTTCCATGTAAGGCCCTGCTTATTCATAAAATGGGCATAGCCTGCTTTGCTATCCCATTCCTGTAATTTCCCATCGTTGATGCCTAACTTTTTAAAGTCATGAAATTCATAATCAACTCCATTATCTTTAAACCAGTCGAGCGCTTTTTTAACTGTATTACAATTTTTAATGCCGTATACTTTCATTTGTTATTATTGATTGCCTGTGCCTTTGCTGCTGCTTTTCGTATCGTCGTTATCTATCCCGTGTTGATTTTTCTTGATGTCGCTGTTCAATCTGCCAAACTTGTAGCTTACCCTTAGGGCAAATGTACGATATGTTTGTTCATGATTATCCACCTGTGAAAAATCAGGAGTGTTGGTTGTTGAACTTCCATGCCAATATTTGCTCCATGGGTTATTAGCTACTAAGGATATGCTGGCGGTTTTATTCAGGAAATCTTTACTGAATACATAGGAATTAAATATAAAATAACTTGATTTTCCCTGTAAAGTTACGTTGCCACTAAAGTAACCGGTGTTCATCCCAATGCGGTAGCCGCTTGTAAATTTGTAACTGATGCTTGTAAACATATTGCCCATGTAACCACTATTTTTGTAAGAAGTTCCATTATAAAAACCCTGCAACCATAAGCGGTTTAACAAACCATTAATGTTTACTGATAGTTTTGATGTTATAGGAATATTAGCATTAATGTTATAACCTAAAGTTCTGTTGCTGCCTAAGTTTTGATATGTTGAGTAAGTAACTGTATCCAGTTGATTACCTATCGTCTCCGTTTTAAGGCTGGTTACGTTTTGGATAGAATTGTTGGAGAACGAATAACTAAACCCTGTATTTATTGATGCTTTTGAAAAATGACTGTAATTCAACTCGAATACATGGTTTAATTCTGGTTTCAGATTAGGGTTACCCGAGCTGATGAATTGCGGATCGGACCTGTCAACAAAAGGATTTAACTCACTTATAGAAGGGCGTTGTATACGCTCTGTAAACCCAAAATTGATACTGTTATTTTTAAACTGGCGCTGTATAGAAACCGACGGAATAAGATTGGTATAATTTGTGTTTAAGGTAGAACCCACTGAACTAAAATCAGCATTAACAGTAGTTTCCTCTAATCGTAACCCGGCTTTTCCTGTCCAGTCCTTTAATTTTACCTGGTATGAGTTATATAAGCTGTATACATCCTGGTGATAGTTAAAGTTGTTGGTTTGCTCGTCATTTTGCAGGTATTCATTGTTTTGCGTGTTAGCCAATGTATCTTGGTGGAAATTACTGAAGTTATTTCTGAAGATGGCTTTACCACCTACCTCAAGACTGAATTTTTTAAAAGGCTGCGCATAATCGATCTGTACTGTTTGATCTCTTTCTCCGGAATTGTTGTATTGACGGAAATTTGGCTGGCGATAATTAACAGTATCAGTAAATAAGTTCTGATTATATTCATTATCAGGAGAATAACTATACCTGTATGACAAGGTCAATAACTGATCCTTACTCTTTTTAAACCCTAGCTGATAATTAATGCTTGCATCAACACCAGTATACTTTGAAGTACTGCTATTGTTTGTAGCATATTGCTGCGAGATAATATTGTTCATCACAGTTTGTGTAAAACTGCCTTCGCCATTATTATTTACACC
Protein-coding regions in this window:
- a CDS encoding Spx/MgsR family RNA polymerase-binding regulatory protein, with the translated sequence MKVYGIKNCNTVKKALDWFKDNGVDYEFHDFKKLGINDGKLQEWDSKAGYAHFMNKQGLTWKQLDPSVKESVKGVAEALPLLKDKTSMIKRPVIEDGGFLFFGFDEQAYKQHFKK
- a CDS encoding outer membrane beta-barrel family protein is translated as MRKILLTALCCYFYALALAQNAAPTVIVKGIVIDSVTNQPQGYVTVALQDAQTKVPVKSNLTKDDGSFELKAPAGKKYQLVLAFVGYSTKVINISSAAGITNAGKIKLKPATNQLKEVSVTAVKPLMQQEVDRISYNVASDPESKSITALDMMRKVPLLTVDANDNIQLKGSGNYKILVNGKESALLAKSPSDVLRSMPATNIVKIEVITTPPAKYDAEGLAGIINIITTKNADQGYNIGVNARYNTIWGPGVNLNGTVKEGKFGFSGYAGLGRQNKSTNPFDNTQTFFNPASVLTQSGSADYTGNYKYFDGEFSYEIDSLNLVTASIDFNNGVNNNGEGSFTQTVMNNIISQQYATNNSSTSKYTGVDASINYQLGFKKSKDQLLTLSYRYSYSPDNEYNQNLFTDTVNYRQPNFRQYNNSGERDQTVQIDYAQPFKKFSLEVGGKAIFRNNFSNFHQDTLANTQNNEYLQNDEQTNNFNYHQDVYSLYNSYQVKLKDWTGKAGLRLEETTVNADFSSVGSTLNTNYTNLIPSVSIQRQFKNNSINFGFTERIQRPSISELNPFVDRSDPQFISSGNPNLKPELNHVFELNYSHFSKASINTGFSYSFSNNSIQNVTSLKTETIGNQLDTVTYSTYQNLGSNRTLGYNINANIPITSKLSVNINGLLNRLWLQGFYNGTSYKNSGYMGNMFTSISYKFTSGYRIGMNTGYFSGNVTLQGKSSYFIFNSYVFSKDFLNKTASISLVANNPWSKYWHGSSTTNTPDFSQVDNHEQTYRTFALRVSYKFGRLNSDIKKNQHGIDNDDTKSSSKGTGNQ